A stretch of the Polluticoccus soli genome encodes the following:
- a CDS encoding GreA/GreB family elongation factor, with product MTANDQNPVIMTEEDFQLLKPYISQLPEQNSDMTLTHELSRAVIVSKDAFPPHTVRLNSKVSVLDLGTDRVMEFTIVMPAHADMRQNKISVLTPMGTALIGFRKAEEVQWKVPAGLKRFRILDVVNR from the coding sequence ATGACTGCAAATGATCAAAACCCGGTTATCATGACCGAGGAAGATTTCCAGCTGCTGAAACCTTATATCAGCCAGCTGCCCGAACAAAACAGCGACATGACGCTAACGCATGAGCTTAGCCGTGCCGTCATCGTATCGAAAGACGCGTTCCCGCCGCACACGGTGCGTCTCAATTCAAAAGTCAGTGTGTTGGACCTTGGTACCGACCGGGTGATGGAATTCACCATCGTGATGCCAGCCCACGCCGACATGCGGCAGAACAAGATCTCGGTGCTGACACCAATGGGAACGGCGCTAATTGGTTTCCGCAAGGCGGAGGAAGTGCAATGGAAAGTACCGGCAGGACTGAAACGCTTCCGGATACTGGACGTGGTGAACAGGTAA
- a CDS encoding YqgE/AlgH family protein, with amino-acid sequence MEFLNLSKPTNNRKLKPGMILIAEPFLADPNFARSVILLCEHGEEGSVGFVLNRPTDLTLGDLLPELYTPLLNINQGGPVQLDTLHMLHRSPEAYGGNEIIPGVYWGGSYEALQESIQNNEYQPIDLKLFVGYSGWSPGQLEKELEEGSWMVADLNPQILFETEPENIWKAAIRLLGKEYSYLANMPLNPQLN; translated from the coding sequence ATGGAATTTTTGAATTTAAGTAAGCCGACGAATAATAGGAAGTTGAAGCCAGGGATGATATTGATAGCTGAGCCGTTTCTGGCCGATCCTAATTTTGCCCGTTCAGTGATATTGCTGTGCGAGCATGGCGAGGAAGGTTCTGTAGGATTTGTACTAAATAGGCCAACCGATCTCACATTGGGAGATCTGTTGCCAGAACTATATACGCCACTTCTGAATATTAATCAGGGTGGCCCTGTTCAGCTTGATACGCTGCATATGCTGCACCGTTCGCCTGAGGCGTATGGTGGTAACGAGATCATACCTGGTGTATACTGGGGTGGCTCCTACGAGGCGCTGCAGGAATCGATCCAGAATAATGAATACCAGCCAATAGACTTAAAGCTATTCGTAGGTTATTCTGGCTGGTCGCCTGGGCAGCTGGAGAAAGAGTTGGAAGAAGGCTCGTGGATGGTTGCGGACCTGAACCCGCAGATTCTTTTTGAAACAGAACCTGAAAATATATGGAAGGCTGCTATACGCTTGTTGGGTAAGGAGTATTCATACCTGGCCAACATGCCACTGAACCCGCAGCTGAACTAA
- a CDS encoding ZIP family metal transporter: MQLTYNLLLFAITFAGGSIPLWTKGIDDKRMHLLLAFSGSFLLSITLLHLLPETFEELGSKAGVYLLAGFFIQLLIQRFTHGIEHGHVHLERHEHHISLTPILLGLGLHAFMEGLPLGFNYRLDATGPSLYMAVAAHKLPEAMLVTMLTMATKSRARAMLVLIGFSLITPIASSLAVVLGENYYAMAQLVAALVPIVAGAFIHISTTIFFESGTRQHMLTWQKVMAMLIGVGIGLATLVLE; the protein is encoded by the coding sequence ATGCAATTAACTTACAACCTTTTGCTCTTCGCCATCACCTTTGCGGGTGGCAGCATCCCATTGTGGACAAAAGGTATCGATGATAAGCGTATGCACCTGTTGCTGGCATTTTCGGGTTCTTTCCTGCTCAGTATTACCTTACTGCACTTGCTGCCGGAAACATTTGAAGAGCTAGGCTCAAAGGCAGGCGTATACCTGCTGGCCGGTTTCTTCATCCAGCTCCTGATACAACGTTTTACACACGGTATAGAACACGGTCACGTGCACCTGGAGCGCCACGAACATCACATTTCTTTAACACCCATATTATTGGGGCTTGGATTACACGCTTTTATGGAAGGTTTGCCACTCGGCTTTAATTACAGGCTGGATGCTACGGGACCTTCGCTATATATGGCTGTTGCTGCCCATAAGCTCCCCGAGGCTATGCTGGTGACAATGCTAACCATGGCAACTAAAAGTAGGGCGAGGGCAATGCTCGTACTGATCGGCTTCTCCCTTATTACTCCTATTGCAAGTAGCCTGGCAGTAGTGCTTGGAGAGAACTATTATGCCATGGCTCAGCTTGTAGCTGCGCTTGTGCCTATCGTTGCGGGCGCCTTTATTCATATCTCAACCACTATATTTTTTGAGAGTGGTACACGGCAGCATATGCTCACCTGGCAAAAGGTAATGGCCATGCTGATCGGGGTTGGCATAGGTTTGGCTACGCTAGTACTGGAATAA
- a CDS encoding response regulator, which translates to MNPEKLHFIVIDDSKLDCFIAEKIIQNTGRNESINTFQLVTDALNYIKGLSNHNGKTIVFVDIQMPVMNGFDFVESFEQLPLDAKSHYVIYMLSSSINENDIAKVRGYSSVKQFLNKPLTGKTMATVLEDN; encoded by the coding sequence ATGAACCCAGAAAAGCTACATTTTATTGTTATTGACGACAGTAAGCTGGATTGCTTTATCGCAGAGAAGATCATCCAGAACACCGGCCGAAACGAAAGTATTAACACGTTTCAGTTGGTGACTGATGCCCTTAATTATATCAAAGGCCTGTCGAATCATAATGGTAAGACCATTGTTTTTGTAGATATCCAGATGCCCGTGATGAACGGGTTTGATTTTGTAGAGTCGTTTGAACAACTGCCTCTTGACGCAAAATCGCATTACGTTATCTACATGCTTTCATCGTCTATCAACGAAAATGACATTGCGAAGGTCAGGGGGTATTCGTCGGTAAAACAGTTTTTGAATAAACCATTGACAGGTAAAACAATGGCTACAGTATTAGAGGATAATTAA
- a CDS encoding VOC family protein, whose amino-acid sequence MRITGSNVTLMVNDMDRSINFYKALGLELKQRWDDNYAMMEAPGITLGIHPAHGAPTSSGSVSIGFFIDKSENGKAVLDANNITYQLQDDGKSGIYLHFQDPDGNVVYLVEPKWQ is encoded by the coding sequence ATGCGCATCACAGGCTCAAATGTCACCCTTATGGTGAATGACATGGACAGGTCCATCAATTTTTACAAGGCACTGGGCCTGGAGCTAAAGCAACGCTGGGACGACAACTACGCTATGATGGAAGCACCAGGTATTACACTGGGCATACACCCTGCTCACGGCGCACCTACCAGTTCGGGTTCTGTGTCTATTGGTTTTTTTATAGACAAAAGTGAGAACGGTAAAGCAGTACTCGACGCCAACAACATCACCTACCAACTGCAAGACGATGGCAAGTCAGGTATCTATCTCCACTTCCAGGATCCTGACGGCAATGTCGTGTACCTGGTAGAGCCGAAGTGGCAATAG
- a CDS encoding cold-shock protein, translating to MSRAKETVGKKEKEKKKAQKKREKEERREERKANNNKGKSLEDMMMYLDENGNLSPTPPDPTKKFDISLEDIQLGAAIPDPEEDGLRKGIVTFYNEAKGYGFINDLRSQKSIFFHANNALEPIKERNKVSFEIEPGPKGPTAVKVSVIK from the coding sequence ATGTCCAGGGCGAAAGAAACAGTAGGTAAAAAAGAAAAAGAAAAGAAAAAAGCGCAAAAGAAGCGCGAAAAAGAGGAAAGACGCGAAGAGCGTAAAGCCAATAACAACAAAGGCAAGTCTCTTGAGGACATGATGATGTACCTGGACGAGAACGGCAACTTGTCGCCTACTCCGCCCGATCCAACGAAAAAATTCGACATTAGTCTCGAAGATATTCAGCTGGGTGCGGCAATTCCCGATCCGGAAGAGGATGGCCTGCGTAAAGGCATCGTTACCTTTTATAATGAAGCAAAAGGCTACGGGTTTATCAACGACCTGCGCAGCCAGAAAAGCATTTTCTTCCACGCAAACAACGCCCTCGAGCCTATTAAGGAGCGCAACAAAGTAAGCTTCGAGATAGAGCCAGGTCCTAAAGGACCCACCGCTGTAAAAGTGTCGGTGATCAAGTAG
- a CDS encoding DUF983 domain-containing protein — MEDKKPALLPSMLQMKCPNCRRGHMFVNKSIFPLGKLLDMPERCPVCGQKMELEVGFYYGTGYVSYALSVGLFFFNLIWYWGIIGLSYKDYSIFYYLITSVTIVVLLQPWLMRFSRVLYLYMFVKYGKGTAFRSEE; from the coding sequence ATGGAGGATAAGAAACCGGCATTGCTGCCCAGCATGCTGCAGATGAAATGCCCCAATTGCCGGAGAGGACACATGTTTGTAAATAAGAGCATATTTCCACTCGGTAAACTTTTGGATATGCCCGAACGCTGCCCGGTTTGTGGACAAAAAATGGAGTTGGAAGTGGGTTTCTACTACGGTACCGGCTATGTTAGCTATGCATTGTCGGTTGGGCTTTTCTTTTTCAACCTCATCTGGTATTGGGGAATAATTGGATTGTCTTACAAAGACTACAGCATCTTTTACTACCTCATTACAAGCGTTACAATAGTTGTCTTGTTGCAACCCTGGTTGATGCGTTTCTCGCGCGTGCTATACCTCTACATGTTTGTGAAGTATGGAAAAGGGACTGCATTTAGATCTGAAGAATAA
- a CDS encoding TraB/GumN family protein has protein sequence MFACAFICLPAFSKQQKGKSLLWRITGKDMKKPSYLFGTIHLVCPEDYFWTTTMESTLNSAEVVCFEMDLDAPDIFLEVAKGMINNEEKKLKDYFSDEDFAALKKYLTDSVGVDIAVFQMMKPVAIQTMLAERALGCPTPVSYEANIMQIAQKENKEILGLETPREQLDLFDNLPAEDVAKDLLDMIHGKDDSKNQYIKLVTAYKKQDLVALHRLIMESSKKDMDLGGFLDVRNEKWVPRMVERMDQQSVFFAVGAGHLWGDNGVIALLRKSGYTVEPMK, from the coding sequence ATGTTTGCCTGCGCATTCATTTGCTTGCCGGCATTCAGTAAACAGCAGAAAGGTAAATCGTTATTATGGCGTATTACCGGGAAGGACATGAAAAAACCCTCTTACTTATTCGGTACCATTCACCTGGTTTGCCCCGAAGATTATTTCTGGACCACCACGATGGAATCTACACTGAACAGCGCCGAAGTAGTTTGTTTTGAAATGGATCTGGATGCCCCTGATATTTTTTTGGAGGTAGCAAAAGGCATGATCAACAACGAGGAAAAGAAACTGAAGGACTATTTCAGCGACGAAGACTTTGCTGCGCTAAAAAAATACCTGACGGATAGCGTCGGGGTCGACATTGCAGTTTTCCAGATGATGAAACCGGTAGCCATCCAAACAATGCTTGCCGAACGTGCATTAGGTTGCCCGACTCCAGTATCATACGAGGCCAATATCATGCAAATAGCACAAAAAGAAAACAAGGAGATATTGGGACTGGAAACTCCGCGCGAGCAACTCGATCTGTTTGATAATCTGCCGGCTGAAGATGTTGCGAAAGATCTGCTGGATATGATCCATGGGAAGGATGATTCGAAAAACCAGTACATTAAGCTGGTAACCGCTTATAAGAAACAGGACCTTGTTGCTTTACACCGCCTCATCATGGAATCGAGCAAAAAGGACATGGACCTTGGTGGCTTCCTGGACGTAAGAAACGAGAAGTGGGTACCGCGGATGGTAGAAAGAATGGATCAGCAATCTGTATTTTTCGCTGTTGGCGCCGGCCATCTTTGGGGCGACAATGGAGTTATCGCACTGCTGCGTAAATCGGGCTACACCGTGGAGCCCATGAAATGA
- the uvrC gene encoding excinuclease ABC subunit UvrC, with product MTREEFGKIVRSIPRQPGCYKYYDVKNELLYVGKAKDLRKRVSSYFNKTQDNYKTARLVTLIDSIDFTVTNTEHDAFLLENSLIKHYQPRFNIELKDDKSYPYIVIKKENYPRVFLTRRLIRDGSEYLGPFTGVGRVKELLALIKQNIPLRTCNLNLSPHNVAKGKYKVCLEYHLGNCKGPCEGLQTEEDYRTNLQQVRHILKGNTGEVIRHLKSEMMQLAMDMKFEKAEILRQKIESLQNYQSKSTVANPHLGNLDVACLLRDEKNNAFVNYMMVSSGNIIYAKTIQVEIKVDEEDDADVLSLVLAQMRDTFSSNAKEVIVPMEIQVTEADMKVTVPKLGDKKKLLELSIKNAEIFRDEVRRRDTLLLNDESKQNNIAVLEELQDALHLADLPVHIECFDNSNFQGAYPVSAMVCFKNGVPSKKDYRHFHIKTVEGINDFASMSEVVYRRYKRVVEEESPLPQLVIIDGGKGQLGAALESIERLGLTGRMTIVGLAKREESIFFPGDSEPLQLPYDSPAHLLVRRIRDEVHRFGITFHRQTRSKGTFKNELEGIPGIGEKTATELLQRFRSVKNIKTLTERELTGVIGLSKARIVWAYFHANEGDASAPDA from the coding sequence ATGACGAGAGAAGAGTTTGGTAAGATTGTAAGGTCCATTCCACGCCAGCCGGGTTGCTACAAGTATTATGATGTGAAGAACGAGCTACTGTATGTAGGCAAAGCAAAAGACCTGCGCAAACGTGTAAGTTCCTATTTCAACAAAACGCAGGATAATTACAAGACGGCCCGCCTCGTTACGCTGATCGACAGCATAGACTTTACGGTTACCAACACCGAGCACGATGCCTTCCTGCTCGAAAATTCACTCATCAAACACTACCAGCCGCGTTTCAATATTGAGCTGAAGGACGACAAGTCCTATCCTTATATCGTTATCAAGAAAGAGAACTATCCGCGTGTATTCCTGACACGCAGGCTGATTCGTGATGGTTCGGAATACCTGGGACCGTTTACGGGCGTTGGGCGCGTTAAAGAACTATTGGCGCTCATTAAGCAAAACATACCATTACGTACCTGCAATCTTAATTTGTCTCCGCATAACGTGGCCAAGGGCAAGTACAAGGTGTGTTTGGAATATCACCTTGGCAATTGCAAGGGGCCATGCGAAGGATTGCAGACTGAAGAAGACTACCGCACCAACCTGCAGCAAGTGCGCCATATATTAAAAGGCAACACCGGCGAAGTGATCAGGCATCTGAAGTCTGAAATGATGCAGCTGGCCATGGATATGAAGTTTGAGAAGGCAGAGATATTAAGGCAAAAGATCGAGTCGCTGCAGAACTATCAAAGTAAATCGACAGTAGCCAACCCTCACCTTGGCAACCTCGACGTAGCTTGCCTGTTGCGGGACGAGAAGAACAATGCTTTCGTCAACTATATGATGGTATCGAGCGGTAATATCATTTATGCCAAGACCATACAGGTTGAGATAAAAGTGGACGAAGAGGACGATGCTGATGTATTGTCACTGGTGCTCGCGCAGATGCGGGATACCTTCAGCAGTAATGCGAAGGAGGTTATTGTGCCTATGGAGATACAGGTAACGGAAGCGGATATGAAAGTGACCGTACCGAAACTGGGCGATAAAAAGAAGCTGCTCGAACTCAGCATTAAGAATGCAGAGATATTTCGCGATGAAGTTCGCCGGCGCGATACCTTGTTGCTGAATGATGAAAGCAAGCAAAACAATATAGCTGTGCTGGAAGAGCTGCAGGATGCACTGCACCTTGCTGATCTGCCCGTGCATATAGAGTGTTTCGATAACTCCAACTTCCAGGGTGCCTACCCGGTATCAGCAATGGTGTGCTTTAAGAACGGAGTGCCATCAAAAAAAGACTACAGGCATTTTCATATCAAAACCGTAGAAGGTATTAACGACTTTGCTTCCATGTCCGAAGTAGTTTATCGTCGCTATAAAAGGGTAGTGGAAGAAGAAAGTCCATTACCGCAGTTGGTTATCATAGACGGAGGTAAAGGGCAGCTCGGTGCCGCACTCGAGAGTATCGAGCGGCTGGGACTCACCGGCCGAATGACCATAGTTGGCCTGGCTAAGCGTGAAGAGTCTATTTTCTTTCCCGGCGATAGCGAACCATTGCAGCTACCTTACGATAGCCCGGCCCACTTGCTGGTGCGCCGCATCAGGGACGAAGTGCACCGCTTTGGTATCACCTTCCACAGGCAAACCCGCAGTAAAGGCACGTTTAAAAACGAGTTGGAAGGTATACCGGGCATAGGGGAGAAGACAGCTACCGAATTGCTGCAGCGTTTCCGCTCCGTCAAGAATATCAAAACGCTTACTGAGCGTGAACTAACCGGCGTCATCGGGCTTTCCAAAGCGCGTATCGTGTGGGCTTACTTTCATGCTAATGAAGGCGACGCCTCTGCGCCAGATGCATAA
- a CDS encoding GNAT family N-acetyltransferase: MHCQFTPFPTLTSDRVVLRRIELSDDQEIFFQRSDKTMNEFIDRPGVQTVEDARNWINMISGGIEKNELIAWGVALKDKQPLVGGFCLWNLEPETNTAEIGFSLHPEYWGKGLMQEALEAGIKFGFETMQLDTLEAHTHEQNSRSRKLLERNGFVLKGPIAGSNYLVYTLNSSR; the protein is encoded by the coding sequence ATGCATTGCCAATTCACCCCCTTCCCGACCCTAACCTCTGACCGCGTGGTGTTGCGCCGCATAGAGCTGAGCGACGACCAGGAGATCTTCTTCCAGCGCTCGGACAAAACCATGAACGAGTTCATAGACCGCCCGGGAGTCCAAACTGTAGAAGACGCCCGGAACTGGATCAACATGATCAGCGGCGGAATTGAAAAAAATGAACTGATCGCCTGGGGCGTGGCACTGAAAGACAAACAACCGCTTGTGGGTGGATTTTGCCTCTGGAACCTGGAACCGGAAACCAATACTGCCGAGATCGGGTTTAGCCTGCACCCCGAGTACTGGGGCAAGGGCCTGATGCAAGAAGCACTTGAGGCAGGCATCAAATTCGGGTTCGAAACCATGCAGCTGGATACGCTCGAAGCACATACCCATGAGCAAAACAGCCGCTCGAGGAAGCTGCTGGAGCGGAACGGTTTCGTGCTAAAAGGGCCTATTGCCGGTTCAAACTACCTGGTGTATACGCTCAACAGTTCCAGGTGA
- a CDS encoding T9SS type A sorting domain-containing protein, producing MINVLPNPSGHSVSISYELETERPRCAIVTNMTGAAVYTAKDDRSCESGSIELDIQSWPAGMYIIRMQTGIETVIRSFFKL from the coding sequence ATGATCAACGTATTACCAAACCCCTCCGGCCACAGTGTAAGCATCAGTTACGAATTAGAGACTGAACGCCCACGCTGTGCCATCGTCACCAACATGACCGGGGCCGCGGTCTACACCGCGAAAGACGACCGCAGCTGCGAAAGCGGCAGTATCGAATTGGATATACAGAGCTGGCCTGCCGGCATGTATATCATCCGGATGCAAACAGGGATAGAGACCGTTATTCGCTCATTCTTTAAGCTTTGA